DNA sequence from the Janibacter sp. CX7 genome:
CGGTGCGCAGCTCGAGCTCGACGCCGGCGATCGTCGTGTCCCCCAGCCGCGGGAAGCGGAACTCGAGGAAGGCGTCGAACCACGCCGGGTCGATGCGTCCGGCCCCGGCCCGCTCCAGGTAGCGGTTGACGTCGTCGAGGACGTCGCGCAGGTCGGCGGCGACGAAGGCCGGCAGCAGGTAGCGGTCGTGCAGCCGGGTGCCCCACTGCACGAGCGGGCCCGTGTAGGGCTCGGCCCAGAAGCGCGCGACGAGTGCGCGCACGAGCAGCGCCTGCAGCAGCGCCATCCGCGGGTGCGGCGGCATCTCGAAGCCCCGCATCTCGAGCAGCCCGAGCCGCCCGCGCTCGGAGCCGGGCGCGAAGAGCTTGTCGATGCAGAACTCCGACCGGTGCGTGTTGCCCGTGATGTCGGTGAGCAGGTGGCGCAGCAGCCGGTCGGCGAGCCACGGGCGCGTGTCGCGCTTGGGCCGCAAGGTCTCGTCGAGCGGCTCGGTGACGTCGGACTCGACGTGCTCCATCGCGATGACGTGGTCGAGCTGCGCGAAGGCGATCTCGAGCTCGTAGAGCGTGTCGGCGCGGCCCTCGTCGACGCGCGGCGCCTGCGAGGTCGGGCCGATGAAGCGCCCGGAGAAGAGATAGCTCAGGGCCGGGTGGTGCTGCCAGTAGGTGACGAGCGAGCGCAGCAGGTCGGGTCGACGCAGCAGCGGGCTGTCGGCGGCCGTCGGTCCGCCGAGCGTCAGGTGGTTGCCGCCGCCGGTGCCGGTGTGCGCGCCGTCGAGTTCGAACTTCTCCGTCGACAGGTGGATCTGGCGCGCGTGCTCGTAGAGGCCCTCGGTCTGCTCGACGAGCTCGGCCCACGAGGCGGTCGGCGCGACGTTGACCTCGATGACGCCGGGGTCGGGCGTCACCGACATCGTGCGGACCCGGTCGTCGCCCGGCAGCGGGTAGCCCTCGAGGACGACCGCGTGGCCGGTCTCGACCGCGGCGCCCTCGACGGCGCCGACGAGCTCGAGGGCGTCCTCGAGGTGCGACACCGGCGGCAGGAAGACGAAGAGGTGCCCGTCGCGGTGCTGCACGGCCAGGGCGGTGCGCGGCGACTCGTCGATCGGCAGCACCCGGGCGGGTGCGGCATCGCTGGCCGGCAGCGTCGTCGGGTCGAGGGCGGGCAGCGCTCCGCGCGGGTCGAAGGGGGACCGCTCCGGCTGGTCGGGGCCCTCCGTCCAGGCGATCGAGGACAACGGCAGCCGCAGACCGGCGGGCGAGTCGCCGGGCACGAGGGCGAGGAAGCCGCGGCGGGTGCGCCACGTCGTCGTCGCCCAGCCCTCGCCGTCGGGGGCGGGGAAGACCGGCAGCACCCAGGCGGCCGGGGTGTCGAGGTCGACCTGCTCGTCGACCCGCGCGACGACGGCCGCGCGGTGCTCGGCGTCGGCGGCGTCCTCGCTGTCGGGGGCGACGTCCCCGGCGGAGGGGCCGTCGCCGTGGGGCAGGCGGGCCTCGGTGACGACCTGCTGCAGCGGGTCCTCGACGGCGGCGACGAGCTGCTCGGGCGGGATGCCTAGCCGCCGGGCGATGCCGAGCGCGAGGTCGCGGGCGGCGCCCGCGGCCTCCGGCGAGCCGGACTCCGCGCGCGCCTCGCCCCAGGGGTCGTCGAGCAGCTCCTGCGCGCGCCACAGCGGCTCGCCGTCGGTGCGCTCGCTCAGGCCGATCTGCCAGCGGGGGAGCGGTTCGCCGGGGTACCACTTGCCCTGGCCGTGGTGGCGCAGGGTGCCGGGCCCGGAGAGGCGCCGGGCGAGGGCCATGGCGAGCTCGCGCTTCTCCTCCCCGTCGGCGGCGGTGTGCCACTGCGGGTCCTTGGTCCCGCCGGCCGCGACGAAGGTCGGCTCGCCACCCATCGTCAGGCGCACGTCGCCCTCGACGAGCAGCCGGTCGACAGCCTCGCCGAGCTCGGTGATCCGGTCCCACTGCTCCTGGCTCACCGGCTTGGTGACGCGTGGGTCCTCGGCAAACCGGGTCACCGTGTTGCTGAAGTCGAAGCTCACCTGCGTCGGGGCGGTCGCGCCGCTGATCGGTGCGGCGGAGGCCGGGTGCGGGGTGCACGACAGCGGGATGTGCCCCTCGCCGCAGAGCAGGCCGGAGGTCGCGTCGAGGCCGATCCAGCCGGCGCCGGGGACGTAGACCTCGGCCCAGGCGTGCAGGTCGGTGAAGTCCTGCGCCGGGCCGTTGAGGCTGTCGTCGCCGACGGCGCTGAGGTCGGCGGTCAGCTGCACGAGGTAGCCGGAGACGAAGCGGGCGGCGAGGCCGAGCTGCCGCAGCGCGGAGACGAGCAGCCAGGCGGAGTCGCGGCAGGAGCCGATGCCCCGCTCGAGGGTGTGCTGCGGGGTCTGCACGCCGGCCTCGAGACGCACCGTGTAGTCGACGCTCTCGCGCACGGCGCGGTTGAGGCCGACGATGAAGTCGACGATCGGGGTGCCTTCGCCGACCTGCGCGTCGCGTGGCCCGGTGAGCAGGCCGGGCAGTACCTGCTCGAGCCACGCGCTCACCTCGGGGGCCGGGCCGCTGCCCTCCGCGCCGTCGTCGACGGGGCGCAGGTAGGGCGCGAGGTCCTCGCGCAGCTGCTCCGGGTAGGCGAAGGGGAAGGTCGCGGCCCAGTCCTCGACGAAGAAGTCGAAGGGGTTGATGACCGTCATGTCGGCGGTGAGGTCGACGGTGATCTCGAGGCGGGAGACCTTGTCGGGGAAGACGACTCGGGCCAGCCAGTTGCCGAAGGGGTCCTGCTGCCAGTTGAGGAAGTGCTCGGGCGGGTCGATGCGCAGCGAGTAGCTCGGGATCGGCGTGCGCGAGTGCGGCGCCGGCCGCAGCCGGATCGTGTGCGGGTAGACGTGGACGGGCTCGGCGAACTCGTAGGCCGTGCGGTGCTCGAGGGCCACTCGGATGGTCACCCTCACCACTCTAGGCACGCCGAGGGTGCCTGGGCGGGGACTACCGGGCGAGTCTCGAGATGATGTCCTCCGCGTGGCGCTCGAGGGTGGTCATGTCGCTCGCCTCGTCCGTGCTCGTCTGGGTGAGCGTGATGAGGCTGTGCCCGACGCGGACGACGAGGTAGTCGGCGTAGATGCGCGTCTGCCGCCCGCCGATCTCCCCGAAGGTCGTGATCCGCACCGCGAAGGTCTGGTCGCCGAGCGTCGCGGTGGTCCGCGGCTCGGCGAGCAGCCGCAGGTCGATCGGCCCGGCCTCGTCCCGCCCGGTGAGCGAGAAGGAGTCGCACCCGGCGAGGGCGGCCCCGGCCTGGTCGAGCAGGGTCGCGCCGACCGGGCGCGAGTGCGACTCGATCCGCACGTTGTGCGCCTGGAGCCCGGTGCCCTTGCCCTGGGTCCACCCGCGGGTGACCGCGACGGTCCGCGACCGCTTGAAGTTGGTGGCGTACCAGCCGAGGCGCAGCACGTCGATGCAGGGCTTCGGGTCGGTCTTGCGGTACTGCGCGCTCGGCTCGGGCCCGGGCTTCGCGCTGCGCGGCAGCCCGGCGAGGGCGGCCTCGGCCTGGGCCTCGTCGAGCTGTCGGCCGGCTCGCTCGAGGCGCGGGTCGGTCGTCGGCGACGAGGTGACCGGCTCGGGCGTGGGCACCGGCGTCGGGGCGGTGGCCGAGGGCGAGGAGGCGAAGGGGAGGTCCCCGCACCCCGTGAGGAGCACGAGCGAGGTGGCCAGGCAGGTGAGACCGCGCGCCACCCGGCGCCCGGTCACGGCTCGAGCCCGTCGACGGCCGCGCGGGCGGCGGACTCGGTGACCTCGGTGTCGGGGGTGGTGCCGTAGGCACCGTTGGCGACCGAGACGGTGTTGTGCCCGACCTTGACGACGACGTAGTCCATCGACAGCGTCTCGAAGGTCTGCCGGGCGGTGAGGCGGTAGGCGATGGTCCGGTCGCCGAGCGTGGGGAAGGTCAGCGGCGTCGCCTCGTAGGTCGTCCAGTTGCCCGTGTCGGTCTGCTTCACCTCGAAGCTCGAGCAGTCGCTGACCCGCGCCCCGGCCTCGTCGAAGAGGCCCGTCGGGTAGGGGTCGCCGAAGGAGTAGAGCCACATCCCCAGGTGGCGGCGCGTCCCGGGAGGAGCGGGGTTGTCGGCGCGGCGGAAGTTGGCCTGCACCCGCGCCTTCTCCGTCCGACGCACCTCGTCCCAGCCGGGACCCTTCTGGATCAGGGCGGCGCAGCTCGAGGGCTCGACCTCGTCGGCCTGCGTCTCGAAGATCGTCGCGACCTCGTCGTCGACCCAGCCCGACCCGAGGTCACCGGCCGACGGCAGGGCGGCGCGCAGACCCCCTTCGTCCATGACCCGTCCGGCGCCGGTGAGGGTCCCGGGGTCCTCGTCCACCGATGACGCGGTCGACGCCGGAGAGGAGGACGGTGACTCGCTGCTCGACACGGTGACCGTCTCGGTCGCCGTGCTGCCGACACCGGGGACCAGGCCGCACCCGGGCAGGAGCGCCACGGCGGCGGCGAGGGCCAGCCCCCGGGCCCGGGTCACAGCGCCTCGAGCTCGGCGACAGTGGCGCCCACGAGCTGCTCGACGGCCTCGCTGCGATAGGTCGAGGCCTCGCCGGCGCTCTGCACGACGTGGACCCGGTTGTTGCCGAGGGAGGCGCTCGCGACCTGCACGACGCCCCCGCCGAAGGGATCGCCCTCGGTGGTGTTCTGCACCCGGATGGACCACGTGCGGTCGCCGGCGGGCTGGAGCGAGACGGGGTCGAGCTTCCAGTCGGTCGTGCCGTAGCGGTCGATGATCTTGAAGGTCGAGCACCGGCTCAGGGCCTGGCCGGCGTCGTCGAAGAGTGCCTCGGGCACCGGCTCGTCGTAGCTGGTGACCTTGACCGACAGGACACCGCGGCCGTTCTCGCCGACATAGGACTTCTCCGCGCTCGCGACCTTGTGCTCCTCGAGGTCGTCGGCCGTCGTGCCCTGCAGGCGCACGTCGTCGCAGACCGCGGGATAGGTCGTCGAGTCGGGGTCGGGTCCCTCGGACTCCGAGGTGTCGAGGGTGAATCCCGAGGGCGGCTGGTCGTCCGCGGGCAGCACCGACCGCAGCTGCTCCTCGGTGAGCTGGCCGCGCCCGCCGGCCTCGGCCGTCGTCGAGCTCGACGGGGTGTCGCGGCCGAGGGTCGGCACGCACCCCGCGGTCAGGGCCAGAGCGGCGATGCCCACGACGGCCGGGGTCGTGGCGGCCCGGCGGGGCGCGCGGACGCTCACTTCAGGTCCTCGAGGACGCCCTGGGCATAGGTCTCGAGGATCTCCTCGTTGTTGGCGCGGAACCCGGTGAGCATGCGCACGTTGACGAGGTTGTGGCCGCTGCGCACCCACAGGTAGTCGATGGCCAGGTCGCTGTCGCGGTTGCCGATGCGCACGGCGAAGCTGCGGTCGCCGAGGGCCGGCGTGGTGATGTGCGTCGCCGTCCACGTGCCCTTGCTGGCGCCCGGCTCGGTCGCGGAGGTGAAGTCCGAGCAGGTGGCCAGGGCGGCGCCGGCCTCGTCGAAGAAGCGCGTGGGGAAGGCCTCGTCGTAGGTCCACAGGGC
Encoded proteins:
- a CDS encoding DUF2126 domain-containing protein, producing the protein MTIRVALEHRTAYEFAEPVHVYPHTIRLRPAPHSRTPIPSYSLRIDPPEHFLNWQQDPFGNWLARVVFPDKVSRLEITVDLTADMTVINPFDFFVEDWAATFPFAYPEQLREDLAPYLRPVDDGAEGSGPAPEVSAWLEQVLPGLLTGPRDAQVGEGTPIVDFIVGLNRAVRESVDYTVRLEAGVQTPQHTLERGIGSCRDSAWLLVSALRQLGLAARFVSGYLVQLTADLSAVGDDSLNGPAQDFTDLHAWAEVYVPGAGWIGLDATSGLLCGEGHIPLSCTPHPASAAPISGATAPTQVSFDFSNTVTRFAEDPRVTKPVSQEQWDRITELGEAVDRLLVEGDVRLTMGGEPTFVAAGGTKDPQWHTAADGEEKRELAMALARRLSGPGTLRHHGQGKWYPGEPLPRWQIGLSERTDGEPLWRAQELLDDPWGEARAESGSPEAAGAARDLALGIARRLGIPPEQLVAAVEDPLQQVVTEARLPHGDGPSAGDVAPDSEDAADAEHRAAVVARVDEQVDLDTPAAWVLPVFPAPDGEGWATTTWRTRRGFLALVPGDSPAGLRLPLSSIAWTEGPDQPERSPFDPRGALPALDPTTLPASDAAPARVLPIDESPRTALAVQHRDGHLFVFLPPVSHLEDALELVGAVEGAAVETGHAVVLEGYPLPGDDRVRTMSVTPDPGVIEVNVAPTASWAELVEQTEGLYEHARQIHLSTEKFELDGAHTGTGGGNHLTLGGPTAADSPLLRRPDLLRSLVTYWQHHPALSYLFSGRFIGPTSQAPRVDEGRADTLYELEIAFAQLDHVIAMEHVESDVTEPLDETLRPKRDTRPWLADRLLRHLLTDITGNTHRSEFCIDKLFAPGSERGRLGLLEMRGFEMPPHPRMALLQALLVRALVARFWAEPYTGPLVQWGTRLHDRYLLPAFVAADLRDVLDDVNRYLERAGAGRIDPAWFDAFLEFRFPRLGDTTIAGVELELRTAIEPWHVLGEEVSQFGTARYVDSSVEKVQVRAVGLVEGRHVVTCNGVPVPMVPVAEQGWGGPVGAKGSSGAFVGGVRYRAWAPPSALHPTIGVHGPLVFDLVDRWTGRSLGGFTYHVTHPGGVAYDTFPVNAASAESRRAARFVASGHTPGPVDLAALPDPMTGFGPAVTDFPVTLDLRRFPGTDRQPGTEDEFATPPTEAVDPGMPPVDGEPVVEITAEGPVQETVGAPDDQA